From Gloeocapsopsis sp. IPPAS B-1203, one genomic window encodes:
- the dnaG gene encoding DNA primase, which produces MQIPRLHPDTIEEVKQRVDIVDVVSEHVVLRKRGKDHVGLCPFHDEKTPSFSVSPSKQMYYCFGCNAGGNAIKFLMEVGKSSFSEVVLDLARRYQVPVQTLEPAQRQELQRQLSLREQLYEILAIACQFYQHALRQPQGEAALEYLQSSRKLNLETIQQFGLGYAPTSWETLYRYLVEQKHYPVQLLELAGLIRQRQSGDSYYDYFRDRLMIPIHDIQGRVIGFGGRTLGEDQPKYLNSPETQLFNKGKTLFALDQAKSTISHLDQAVVVEGYFDAIALHAAGITNVVASLGTALSLDQVRQLLRYTESKQLILNFDADAAGTQAAERAIGEIANLAYRGEVSLRILNLPEGKDADEYLHTYTPEHYRELLQNAPLWLDWQIQQIVANRDLKQADQFQQVAQKMVKLLKLIDNSDTRNHYIFRCAELLSLGDGRLIPIQAESLVSQVAPNYNNRTPQPFKKQQQKSSSSVPLTSDRSLLEQAEALLLRIYLHCPEHRQAITEALQARDLQFSLSHHRFLWQQILTEIAGSDLADSLVSRLQTRYLQLDCEMTVVSHLFYLNEKTERDLLRATQGVQAAIACMERVMCEKRYRLYLEMWQDTDPQVDLERSQSYYELLYTEQRRLQELDRQRQFSLTDLI; this is translated from the coding sequence ATGCAAATCCCGCGCCTGCACCCAGACACAATCGAGGAAGTTAAGCAAAGAGTTGATATCGTCGATGTGGTATCAGAACACGTTGTTTTACGCAAGCGGGGAAAAGATCATGTTGGTTTATGTCCATTCCACGACGAGAAAACTCCAAGTTTTAGTGTTAGTCCTAGTAAACAAATGTATTACTGCTTTGGCTGTAATGCTGGGGGAAACGCTATCAAGTTCTTGATGGAAGTCGGGAAAAGTTCTTTTAGTGAAGTTGTCTTAGATTTAGCACGGCGCTACCAAGTACCCGTACAAACACTAGAACCTGCACAACGACAAGAATTACAGCGTCAGTTATCGCTACGCGAACAACTCTACGAGATTCTAGCGATCGCCTGTCAATTTTATCAACACGCTTTACGTCAACCGCAAGGAGAAGCAGCATTAGAGTATCTTCAATCTTCACGAAAACTGAATTTAGAAACGATTCAGCAATTTGGTTTAGGTTACGCACCGACAAGCTGGGAAACTCTTTACCGCTATTTGGTAGAACAAAAGCACTATCCTGTACAACTCCTCGAACTAGCAGGATTAATTCGTCAGCGACAATCAGGAGATAGTTATTACGATTACTTTCGCGATCGCTTGATGATTCCCATTCATGATATCCAAGGGCGCGTGATTGGTTTTGGCGGAAGAACCTTAGGGGAAGATCAACCGAAGTATCTCAACTCACCAGAGACTCAACTCTTCAACAAAGGGAAAACACTATTTGCCTTAGATCAAGCAAAATCAACAATTTCTCACCTCGATCAAGCTGTTGTTGTCGAAGGCTATTTTGATGCGATCGCACTTCACGCCGCCGGAATCACGAATGTTGTTGCTTCTCTGGGCACTGCTTTGAGTTTAGATCAAGTTCGCCAACTGTTGCGCTATACCGAATCAAAACAACTCATTCTCAACTTTGATGCTGACGCCGCCGGAACTCAAGCAGCAGAAAGGGCGATCGGTGAAATTGCCAATCTTGCCTATCGTGGTGAAGTGAGTTTGCGGATTCTCAACTTACCCGAAGGCAAAGACGCTGATGAATACTTACACACTTACACGCCCGAACACTATCGCGAACTGCTGCAAAATGCCCCATTATGGCTAGACTGGCAAATTCAACAAATTGTGGCAAACCGCGACTTGAAGCAAGCCGATCAATTTCAGCAAGTTGCCCAAAAAATGGTTAAACTACTCAAGCTGATTGATAATAGCGATACAAGAAATCATTATATTTTTCGTTGTGCTGAGTTACTGAGTTTGGGCGATGGGCGTCTGATACCTATACAAGCTGAAAGTTTGGTATCACAAGTTGCACCTAATTACAATAACCGTACGCCACAACCATTTAAAAAGCAGCAGCAAAAATCTTCATCTTCAGTTCCCCTCACAAGCGATCGCAGTCTTTTAGAACAAGCCGAAGCCTTACTCTTACGCATCTACTTACATTGTCCCGAACATCGTCAAGCAATTACTGAAGCTTTACAAGCACGAGATCTTCAATTTAGCCTCTCCCACCATCGGTTTTTGTGGCAGCAAATATTAACAGAAATCGCTGGTAGCGATCTTGCTGATTCTTTAGTTTCTCGTCTGCAAACTCGATACTTACAGTTGGATTGCGAGATGACTGTGGTATCGCATCTGTTTTATTTAAATGAGAAAACCGAACGCGATCTTTTACGTGCTACTCAGGGAGTACAAGCCGCAATTGCGTGTATGGAACGTGTTATGTGTGAGAAGCGCTATCGCCTTTATCTTGAAATGTGGCAAGATACTGATCCACAAGTTGATTTAGAGCGATCGCAGTCATATTATGAATTACTTTACACCGAACAGCGACGCTTACAAGAGTTAGATCGGCAACGGCAATTTTCACTGACTGATTTAATCTAG
- a CDS encoding pentapeptide repeat-containing protein: MIHTQEDWMIENIFKLCRQIAIFVLVVSAIASPLYLSIPPALALDYNKENLLNSDFAGRDLTDSSFNHANLRNSNFSHANLAGVSLFAANLESANLEGANLTNATLDSARLSNANLKDAVLEGAFAANAKFDKAVIDGADFTDVLLRRDEQDKLCKVAKGTNPTTGRETRETLMCF, from the coding sequence ATGATTCACACTCAAGAGGATTGGATGATTGAAAATATATTCAAGTTATGCCGCCAGATAGCGATCTTTGTGTTAGTTGTCAGTGCGATCGCGTCTCCCCTGTATCTCAGTATTCCCCCAGCTTTAGCTTTAGATTACAACAAAGAAAATTTACTTAACTCTGATTTTGCAGGGCGCGACTTGACAGACTCAAGTTTTAATCATGCTAATCTCCGTAATAGCAATTTCAGCCATGCAAATTTAGCAGGCGTTAGTTTATTTGCTGCTAATTTAGAGTCAGCAAATCTAGAAGGCGCAAATTTAACGAATGCCACATTAGATTCAGCGCGATTGAGTAATGCTAATTTAAAAGACGCTGTGTTAGAAGGTGCATTTGCCGCAAATGCCAAGTTTGACAAAGCAGTGATTGATGGGGCTGACTTTACTGACGTGTTATTACGACGCGATGAGCAAGATAAGCTGTGTAAGGTTGCCAAAGGAACCAATCCAACAACAGGGCGAGAAACACGGGAAACACTAATGTGTTTTTAA
- a CDS encoding YraN family protein — MTNPPSSYYPDIGVLGEDLVAQWLQSQGWQILHRRWHCRWGEIDIVAQHTTTPLLAFVEVKTRSSGNWDEGGLLSLTPQKQAKLWRTATFYLTKYPHLNDYPCRFDVALVYSQGFATHPPQTKKPAILKSLAIQVGNVKFQLLLQEYIPAAFG, encoded by the coding sequence ATGACAAACCCTCCTTCTTCTTATTATCCCGATATTGGTGTACTAGGAGAAGATCTCGTTGCACAATGGTTACAATCACAAGGCTGGCAAATTCTGCATCGTCGCTGGCACTGTCGTTGGGGAGAAATCGATATTGTTGCTCAACACACTACCACACCTCTACTTGCCTTTGTTGAAGTGAAAACTCGTAGCAGTGGTAATTGGGATGAAGGAGGCTTGCTATCTTTAACACCACAAAAGCAAGCGAAACTTTGGCGCACAGCTACTTTTTATTTAACGAAATACCCCCACTTAAATGATTATCCATGTCGTTTTGATGTTGCTTTAGTTTATTCTCAAGGCTTTGCTACTCACCCACCACAAACAAAAAAGCCCGCGATTCTCAAGTCGCTGGCAATACAAGTTGGCAATGTTAAATTTCAATTGCTGCTACAAGAATACATTCCTGCTGCATTTGGATAA
- the queA gene encoding tRNA preQ1(34) S-adenosylmethionine ribosyltransferase-isomerase QueA: MFSGSLPSQEDCLLSAYDYELPQELIAQNPAVPRDSARLLVVDSTHYSHQRFFELPQLLQPGDLLVMNNTKVIPARLYGRKSSGASIEVLLLEERQHNQWLALVKPGKRLPLGAKIVFEGNASYSLNATVLATDAATGGRLLQFDVPGGMSLIQILDKYGQVPLPPYITDSQAAGDQYQTVYAQQPGAVAAPTAGLHFTPELLIQLQNKGIKTAFVTLHVGVGTFRPVEVEDITTHTMHGEWVEVSADTVTQIHQTQAQGGRVIAVGTTVVRSLEGAATSGQLQPFCGKTDLFIYPGYRWRVVEGLITNFHLPKSSLLMLVSALIGRQRLLALYQEAIAHRYRFYSFGDAMLLLPVDLSTIERKDRK, encoded by the coding sequence ATGTTTAGTGGATCGTTACCTTCTCAAGAAGACTGCTTATTATCTGCATACGATTATGAGTTACCCCAAGAGTTAATTGCTCAAAACCCTGCTGTACCTAGAGATAGTGCGCGGTTATTAGTTGTTGATTCTACACACTATAGTCATCAGCGATTTTTTGAATTGCCTCAACTACTGCAACCAGGCGATTTATTAGTAATGAACAACACCAAGGTTATACCCGCACGATTGTATGGGCGAAAATCAAGTGGTGCGTCTATTGAGGTATTGCTTTTAGAAGAACGCCAGCACAATCAATGGCTAGCTTTAGTAAAACCAGGAAAACGCCTACCACTAGGAGCAAAAATTGTCTTTGAAGGAAATGCCTCTTATTCTTTAAATGCAACAGTATTAGCAACGGATGCAGCAACTGGAGGGAGACTACTGCAATTTGATGTTCCTGGAGGAATGTCTTTGATTCAAATATTAGATAAATATGGGCAAGTACCTTTACCTCCTTATATTACTGATTCTCAAGCAGCAGGCGACCAATATCAAACAGTCTATGCCCAGCAACCTGGTGCTGTTGCGGCTCCGACAGCAGGATTGCACTTTACTCCAGAATTACTTATACAGCTACAAAACAAAGGAATCAAGACAGCATTTGTCACGCTACACGTTGGTGTGGGAACCTTTCGCCCTGTTGAAGTTGAAGACATTACAACACATACAATGCACGGAGAATGGGTAGAAGTAAGTGCAGATACTGTTACTCAAATTCACCAAACACAAGCTCAAGGTGGGAGAGTTATTGCCGTGGGAACAACTGTAGTACGTTCGTTAGAAGGTGCTGCAACAAGTGGACAGTTGCAACCTTTTTGTGGCAAGACAGACTTGTTTATTTATCCTGGTTATCGATGGCGTGTTGTTGAGGGATTAATTACTAACTTTCATTTGCCTAAATCGAGTTTACTCATGCTTGTAAGTGCCCTAATCGGTCGTCAGCGCCTGCTGGCATTGTATCAAGAAGCGATCGCGCATCGTTATCGCTTTTACTCTTTTGGTGATGCCATGTTGCTGTTACCAGTTGATTTATCGACAATTGAGCGTAAAGATCGGAAATAG
- a CDS encoding tetratricopeptide repeat protein, producing MKRKHKQILRALSHGSGLLLSTVLLSIGAVTHAEVTPSASESRLAQANAFKRSPQLAQVQPQAPTTAFGTQSITLFNILLATLVVLLGATLLALFFLRKSVIRGVADIVMMRLKEVEDIQNEIANADRKIQNILQDAEEILDEINQEAEELQQEIAAQRENLSQITHLSQTQQQQVVTKLENQFKNSEQSLKKLASEFGNELVGLKQQTKQQQAAVLQNIEQLKEEFSPHLLKIRAEVQERKDAVLQNLEQFQTELASQINQIHQQAQQQRDTILQNIEQLTSDFTPQLATLHVEVEAQKDRIIQNLQRSESDFAEQVEQIQQELTTQRSSVSQEFERVLTVLSPQISEMQADIQSQKEAALQNIRQSEIELAAQLVQIQRQAQQEYDATLDNLKQLALGFDPDATEIQADIQSQKEAALQNIRQLEIELAAQLVQIQRQAQQEYDATLDNLKQLALGFEPDTTEIQADIQAEKEAILQNIQQSRKEFAVQLAQLQQQAQKQRDLLLKNIKQLASELAPQLAELQSDVQNQKDAVIQNIRQTESEFVTQVSELQAEMQTQKGEAVHQLEDIKTELEERITALQAEVQKQQSTLQESIQQLEANLTPHLAEIQTEVIARLQQQKDVTLENLQQIQIEVTTQIQEFQSQTQTQLEQEIQNLRSQVAEFATQLSNSRLGIQSQQDTTIENLEKLASECSNQLTALQSEITNRKEVTLENLEKLENRLETELNEVKSDAQARKEQILKQIAEITPATIAQEAFSEVSQQLQALSEQIQLLKSNYPQLFMRPDDYINQGNALFSAGHYQDAIASYEQALEIQPNNPDVCYQQGLALWELNQYESAIAAFDKVLEIKPEDVASWYQRGILLKELKRYEGAFAAFSQVIQIQPDHSDAWFNRGIVLGRLKRYKDAIASYDKAIELNPNHHLAWVDRGVALGKLQNHEEAFQSFDRAVQVKPDDAVAWMNRGMALEVLERIEDAIASYDKAIELNPDYYKAWNAKGYLLIQLERDPEALESFDRALQIQPDYPNAYYNKAICYTFQGDVKLALENLQKAIELNPKYRAEASTDPDFESIANNRRFRQLVED from the coding sequence ATGAAGCGCAAGCACAAACAGATTTTAAGAGCTTTATCACACGGCAGTGGTCTTTTGCTGTCTACTGTGTTACTGTCAATTGGTGCTGTTACTCATGCTGAGGTGACACCTAGTGCTTCTGAATCAAGGTTGGCGCAAGCAAATGCTTTCAAGCGATCGCCTCAACTAGCTCAAGTACAGCCACAAGCGCCTACTACAGCATTTGGTACGCAGTCGATAACGCTGTTTAATATCTTGCTAGCAACTTTAGTAGTACTATTGGGTGCGACATTGCTAGCACTATTTTTCTTACGTAAGTCAGTCATTCGTGGTGTCGCTGATATTGTGATGATGCGGCTTAAAGAAGTTGAAGATATCCAAAATGAAATTGCTAACGCCGATCGCAAAATTCAGAACATTTTGCAAGATGCTGAAGAAATCTTAGACGAGATTAACCAAGAAGCAGAAGAGCTACAACAAGAAATTGCAGCGCAACGTGAAAACTTATCGCAGATAACGCATCTCTCACAAACACAACAACAACAAGTAGTTACAAAACTTGAAAATCAATTCAAAAACTCAGAACAATCGCTAAAGAAATTAGCAAGTGAATTTGGAAATGAACTAGTCGGCTTAAAACAACAAACAAAACAGCAGCAAGCTGCTGTTTTACAAAATATTGAACAATTAAAAGAAGAATTTTCTCCGCATCTTTTAAAAATTCGAGCAGAAGTTCAAGAAAGAAAAGATGCAGTACTACAAAATTTAGAACAATTTCAAACAGAATTAGCAAGCCAAATCAATCAAATTCACCAACAAGCTCAACAGCAACGCGATACAATTTTACAAAATATTGAACAACTGACATCTGATTTTACCCCGCAACTTGCGACACTACACGTAGAAGTTGAAGCACAAAAGGATAGAATTATTCAAAACTTACAACGCTCAGAAAGTGACTTTGCAGAACAAGTCGAGCAAATTCAACAAGAGTTAACAACACAACGCAGTAGTGTTTCACAAGAATTTGAGCGAGTACTAACAGTTTTAAGCCCACAAATATCAGAGATGCAAGCTGATATTCAATCACAAAAAGAAGCAGCATTACAAAACATTAGACAATCAGAAATAGAATTAGCTGCACAATTAGTCCAGATTCAACGGCAAGCGCAGCAAGAATACGATGCTACATTAGATAACTTGAAACAGCTAGCACTAGGCTTTGACCCAGATGCAACAGAAATTCAAGCTGATATTCAATCACAAAAAGAAGCAGCATTACAAAATATTAGGCAATTAGAAATAGAATTAGCTGCACAATTAGTCCAGATTCAACGGCAAGCGCAGCAAGAATACGATGCTACATTAGATAACTTGAAACAGCTAGCACTAGGCTTTGAACCAGACACAACAGAGATTCAAGCTGATATTCAAGCAGAAAAAGAAGCCATATTACAAAATATACAACAATCTAGAAAAGAGTTTGCAGTGCAATTAGCACAGTTGCAACAACAAGCGCAAAAACAACGTGATTTATTGTTAAAAAATATAAAACAACTTGCCTCAGAATTAGCTCCACAGTTGGCAGAATTACAATCTGATGTTCAAAATCAGAAAGATGCAGTCATCCAAAATATTAGACAAACAGAAAGTGAATTTGTCACGCAAGTTTCTGAGTTGCAAGCAGAAATGCAAACACAAAAAGGTGAAGCTGTTCATCAACTAGAAGATATCAAAACTGAGCTAGAAGAACGAATTACAGCTTTGCAAGCCGAAGTACAAAAACAACAATCTACTTTACAAGAAAGCATACAACAGCTAGAAGCTAATTTAACACCACATCTTGCAGAAATTCAAACTGAAGTTATAGCAAGACTGCAACAACAAAAAGATGTCACATTAGAAAATTTACAACAGATTCAAATAGAAGTCACCACACAGATTCAAGAGTTTCAATCGCAAACTCAAACGCAACTAGAACAAGAGATTCAAAACTTGCGATCGCAAGTCGCAGAATTTGCCACTCAACTTAGCAATTCTCGACTAGGAATTCAATCGCAACAAGACACTACAATTGAAAATCTAGAAAAATTAGCCTCTGAGTGTTCAAATCAACTGACAGCATTGCAGTCAGAAATTACAAATCGTAAGGAAGTAACGCTAGAAAATCTAGAGAAACTAGAAAACAGACTAGAAACAGAACTAAATGAGGTAAAATCAGATGCTCAAGCCCGAAAAGAACAAATTCTCAAGCAAATAGCCGAAATTACACCAGCAACAATTGCTCAAGAAGCATTCTCTGAAGTATCCCAACAACTTCAAGCCTTATCCGAACAAATACAACTGTTGAAATCAAACTATCCACAGTTATTCATGCGTCCGGATGATTATATCAATCAGGGAAATGCATTATTTTCTGCAGGACATTATCAAGATGCGATCGCATCCTACGAACAGGCGTTAGAAATTCAACCGAATAATCCTGATGTATGCTATCAGCAAGGCTTAGCATTATGGGAATTAAACCAATACGAGTCAGCAATTGCTGCATTTGATAAAGTACTGGAAATTAAACCAGAAGATGTCGCAAGTTGGTATCAACGTGGTATCCTTTTGAAAGAACTAAAACGCTACGAAGGTGCATTTGCAGCTTTTAGCCAGGTGATTCAAATTCAACCAGATCATAGCGATGCTTGGTTTAATCGCGGTATTGTTTTAGGAAGACTAAAACGCTATAAAGATGCGATCGCATCCTATGATAAAGCCATTGAACTCAATCCTAATCATCATCTCGCGTGGGTAGATCGCGGCGTAGCATTAGGCAAATTACAAAACCATGAAGAAGCTTTTCAATCGTTTGATCGCGCAGTACAAGTCAAACCAGATGATGCTGTAGCTTGGATGAATCGAGGTATGGCGTTAGAAGTTCTAGAAAGAATAGAAGATGCGATCGCATCGTACGATAAAGCGATTGAACTCAATCCTGACTACTATAAAGCTTGGAACGCTAAAGGATATTTACTCATTCAATTAGAACGCGATCCGGAAGCCTTAGAAAGCTTTGATCGAGCTTTACAGATTCAACCAGATTATCCTAATGCTTACTACAATAAAGCAATTTGCTACACCTTCCAAGGAGACGTCAAATTAGCACTAGAGAACTTACAAAAGGCGATTGAACTAAATCCGAAGTATCGCGCTGAAGCTAGTACTGATCCTGATTTTGAGAGTATTGCTAATAATCGACGTTTTCGCCAGTTAGTAGAAGATTAG
- a CDS encoding spore photoproduct lyase family protein: protein MTILTKPATQTSSSRLWMPERVLFTPAALDQPWGQKILSRIQALDLPIEELSQNRLSGLRGDSERETYQIAKRTLAVVTAPPSHFKLSPIPPSADWQFHLAEGCPAHCQYCYLAGSLQGPPVIRVFANLPQILDNLATYEHPDTATTFEVSCYTDPLGIEHLTGSLAECIRYFGTRSNAHLRWVSKFDAVDQLLDLPHNSHTRCRVSINAAPVSGKFEGGTASVSSRLQALRRLALPRNQGGGGYPVGIVIAPIMLIDDWELHYTRLFDEISATLDFNCDLTFELISHRFTPKSKEVLQTWYPHSKLDMEEENRSIKRNKFGGTKYVYDTDNMKALRRFFEREIAKRFPDAQILYWT from the coding sequence ATGACGATTTTAACCAAACCAGCAACACAAACCTCCTCTTCTCGTTTGTGGATGCCAGAACGCGTGTTGTTTACACCTGCTGCACTCGATCAGCCGTGGGGACAAAAGATTTTATCGCGCATCCAAGCACTAGATTTACCTATTGAAGAACTTTCTCAGAATCGCCTTTCAGGTTTACGTGGTGATTCTGAACGCGAGACGTATCAAATCGCTAAACGTACTCTTGCAGTTGTCACCGCACCACCAAGTCATTTCAAACTGAGTCCAATTCCTCCATCAGCAGATTGGCAATTTCATCTTGCAGAAGGTTGTCCAGCGCACTGCCAATATTGTTATCTTGCAGGTAGCTTACAAGGTCCACCAGTGATTCGTGTTTTTGCTAATTTACCCCAAATTTTGGACAATTTGGCAACTTACGAACATCCTGACACTGCAACAACATTTGAAGTCAGTTGCTACACCGATCCACTTGGTATTGAACACCTTACAGGTAGCTTAGCTGAGTGTATTCGTTACTTTGGTACTCGCAGCAATGCTCATTTGCGTTGGGTGTCTAAGTTTGATGCTGTTGATCAGTTACTTGACTTACCACACAATAGTCATACTCGTTGTCGTGTCAGTATCAATGCTGCACCTGTTTCAGGGAAGTTTGAAGGCGGTACTGCATCAGTATCCTCTCGATTACAAGCACTACGACGCTTAGCGTTACCACGCAATCAAGGCGGTGGCGGTTATCCTGTGGGTATTGTCATTGCACCGATTATGTTAATTGACGATTGGGAATTGCACTACACGCGACTTTTTGATGAAATCAGTGCTACTTTAGATTTCAATTGCGACTTGACCTTTGAGTTAATTTCTCATCGCTTCACGCCCAAGTCAAAAGAAGTATTGCAAACATGGTATCCCCACTCAAAACTTGACATGGAAGAAGAGAACCGCAGCATCAAGCGCAATAAGTTTGGTGGAACGAAGTATGTCTATGATACCGACAACATGAAAGCACTACGTCGCTTCTTTGAACGCGAGATTGCCAAACGTTTCCCTGATGCTCAGATATTATATTGGACGTAG
- a CDS encoding transketolase, producing the protein MTASTQAAKLATPDFCQGIQYFGEMLPEFEKYGKEAAIASGSKSISDPKDPAVVFQTLLAADALRYLTLQVTASKASGHPGGFASQVEAYAALVMLGHKNIVTEVGHHAPGFYSAMFLDRSLEDMGIETVQQLRDRFREHHGLLGHLSGYIPGILSPAGPLGQGQHFAMAAARLNPDKLFPVTIGDGGLGEPYIMSSMAHFHTAYPGMTNFLPVLVWNGFSQEHHSMVSTQSNEQMMAYWHGNGFEEVVLVDAKDFDDRDQQGNFVDSTTFSFQQRLAFTEAVLIAADEATKSALSGTRTVLIIKQLKGAGVHARGAKSHNLYAMHTLDNSDIVNALKARALAPEAWQIVRTNFERAGGGSASRVAVTESVLELPEIKDLPLEEYAVGGDPKVATTAMGRLVGKVGECDRTFLVTNADGNEASGIANINQALKIIHPVEDPLYNQKPGGQVYEPLSEDACAGLAAGSALMGSRTLWCSYESFAINGLPIWQTVTQAMAELRRPTPATVTLFTAGALEQGRNGWTHQRPEVEAYFAAMMRNGNVFPIFPLDANCIQVAYEWALTTKNKGIVITASKSPLPIRTTFEQGRKALADGAIVLQEASGNKTVVFAVVGDMVLLPVLEAASALAVQEVGVRVVSVVNPRRLYRPTDVAWDSCAEPDGDFLDDAEFDKLFGGDALIGVTAGASGMLEPIMLRSNAKRDTFAWKRGETTASPAQLMALNGLTAENLVNRAMELINQ; encoded by the coding sequence ATGACGGCATCGACCCAAGCGGCAAAGTTAGCAACTCCAGACTTCTGTCAAGGAATTCAGTATTTTGGCGAAATGCTGCCAGAGTTTGAGAAGTATGGCAAAGAAGCTGCGATCGCCTCTGGTAGTAAGTCAATTAGCGATCCTAAAGATCCGGCTGTCGTCTTCCAAACGCTACTAGCTGCTGATGCATTGCGCTACCTTACATTACAAGTTACTGCCAGTAAAGCTTCAGGTCATCCAGGCGGATTTGCCAGTCAAGTTGAAGCCTATGCTGCATTAGTCATGTTGGGGCATAAAAATATTGTTACTGAAGTTGGGCATCACGCACCAGGATTTTACAGTGCAATGTTTCTTGATCGGTCTTTAGAGGACATGGGAATTGAAACCGTACAGCAACTACGCGATCGCTTCCGCGAACATCACGGTTTACTCGGACACTTATCCGGTTACATTCCAGGAATTCTCTCTCCTGCGGGACCTTTAGGGCAAGGGCAACACTTCGCTATGGCAGCCGCCAGACTGAATCCTGATAAACTGTTTCCTGTGACAATTGGTGACGGTGGTTTAGGCGAACCATACATTATGAGCAGTATGGCGCATTTTCACACCGCCTATCCAGGAATGACCAATTTTTTACCAGTGCTAGTGTGGAACGGCTTTAGCCAAGAGCATCATAGTATGGTTTCCACACAATCAAATGAGCAAATGATGGCATACTGGCACGGTAACGGCTTTGAAGAAGTTGTCTTAGTTGATGCCAAAGATTTTGACGATCGAGATCAGCAAGGCAACTTTGTCGATAGCACTACTTTTTCCTTCCAGCAACGATTGGCATTTACGGAAGCTGTCTTAATCGCCGCCGATGAAGCAACAAAATCTGCACTGAGTGGAACGCGCACAGTCTTAATTATTAAACAATTAAAAGGCGCTGGAGTACACGCTAGAGGAGCAAAATCACATAACCTCTACGCCATGCACACACTAGATAATTCAGATATCGTGAACGCACTCAAAGCCCGTGCATTAGCCCCAGAAGCTTGGCAAATTGTGCGGACTAATTTTGAACGTGCAGGTGGTGGTTCAGCAAGTCGTGTTGCTGTGACAGAATCTGTCTTAGAATTACCAGAAATTAAAGATTTACCATTAGAAGAATACGCAGTAGGTGGCGATCCCAAAGTTGCTACAACAGCAATGGGGCGACTGGTAGGCAAAGTTGGAGAATGCGATCGCACTTTCTTAGTCACAAATGCTGATGGAAACGAAGCCTCAGGAATTGCCAATATCAACCAAGCCCTCAAAATTATCCACCCAGTTGAAGATCCGCTGTATAACCAAAAACCTGGCGGACAAGTTTACGAACCACTCAGCGAAGATGCTTGCGCCGGTTTAGCTGCAGGTTCCGCCCTTATGGGTAGCCGGACTTTGTGGTGTTCTTACGAATCATTTGCCATTAACGGTTTACCAATTTGGCAAACAGTCACCCAAGCGATGGCAGAATTACGCCGTCCTACTCCTGCTACTGTTACTTTATTCACTGCTGGGGCATTAGAACAAGGTCGTAATGGTTGGACACACCAACGCCCAGAAGTTGAAGCGTATTTTGCCGCCATGATGCGCAATGGCAATGTATTTCCCATCTTTCCCCTAGATGCAAACTGTATTCAAGTTGCTTATGAGTGGGCATTGACAACAAAGAATAAAGGTATCGTGATTACTGCTAGTAAGTCGCCGTTACCAATTCGCACCACATTTGAACAAGGTAGAAAAGCACTTGCAGATGGCGCAATTGTCTTGCAAGAAGCCTCTGGAAATAAAACGGTTGTGTTTGCTGTCGTGGGTGACATGGTGTTGTTACCCGTGTTAGAAGCTGCATCTGCATTAGCTGTGCAAGAAGTTGGCGTTCGGGTTGTCTCTGTTGTTAATCCTCGTCGCTTATATCGCCCTACAGATGTAGCGTGGGATAGCTGTGCAGAACCTGATGGTGATTTCTTAGATGATGCGGAATTTGATAAGTTATTTGGTGGCGATGCTTTAATTGGTGTTACCGCTGGGGCAAGTGGTATGCTAGAACCGATTATGCTACGCAGTAACGCTAAACGCGACACCTTCGCTTGGAAGCGGGGAGAAACAACTGCTAGCCCTGCACAACTGATGGCGTTAAATGGTTTAACTGCTGAAAATCTCGTCAACCGTGCTATGGAATTAATTAATCAATAG